A single genomic interval of Tursiops truncatus isolate mTurTru1 chromosome 1, mTurTru1.mat.Y, whole genome shotgun sequence harbors:
- the TEKT2 gene encoding tektin-2, with the protein MATLSVKPSPRFQLPDWHTNSCLLSTNAERQRDASHQIRQEARVLCNETNNQTIWDEHDNRTRLAERIDSVNRWKETLDKCLTDLDAEIDALTQMKESAEQNLQAKNLPLDVAIECLTLRESRRDIDVVKDPVEEELHKEVEVIEATKEALQQKISQAFEKLCLLQEVRQQLNSDHRGKMEAVDIDRGCFSLNLKSPNISLKINPTRVPSGSTTLQQWDDYSQFNKNRAEAEMKESIELREAIALTIAKTNNELEAQRVATEFAFRKRLWEMEKVYSELKWQEKNTLEEIAELQEDIRHLEEDLRRKLQNLKLCHTRLETRTYRPNVELCRDQAQYGLTEEVYQLEATTAALKQKLAQAQDALDALYQHLARLQADIACKANSMLLDTKCMDTRRKLTMPAEKFVPEVDTFTRTTNRTLSPLQTCPLELT; encoded by the exons ATGGCCACCCTGAGTGTCAAGCCCAGTCCACGTTTCCAGTTGCCGGACTGGCACACCAACAGCTGCCTGTTGTCCACTAACGCTGAGCGGCAGCGAGATGCCTCACACCAGATCCGCCAGGAGGCCCGGGTCCTCTGCAATGAAACCAACAACCAG ACCATTTGGGACGAACATGACAATAGGACTCGACTGGCAGAGAGGATTGATTCTGTCAACCGGTGGAAGGAGACGCTGGACAAGTGTCTGACGGATTTAGATGCCGAGATCGACGCCCTGACACAG ATGAAAGAGTCAGCAGAACAAAACCTGCAGGCCAAGAATCTGCCTCTGGATGTGGCCATTGAGTGCCTGACCCTGCGGGAGAGTCGGCGTGACATTGATGTGGTGAAGGACCCCGTGGAGGAAGAGCTGCACAAAGAGGTAGAGGTCATTGAAGCCACCAAGGAGGCCTTGCAACAGAAGATCAGCCAGGCCTTTGAGAAGCTCTG CCTCCTGCAGGAAGTCCGACAGCAGCTCAACTCTGACCATCGGGGCAAAATGGAGGCAGTGGACATTGACAGAGGCTGCTTCTCTCTCAACCTCAAGTCCCCGAACATCTCTCTGAAGATTAATCCCACACGTGTCCCCAGCGG CTCCACCACACTCCAGCAGTGGGATGACTACAGTCAGTTCAACAAGAACCGAGCAGAGGCTGAGATGAAAGAGTCCATAGAGCTGAGGGAGGCCATCGCCCTAACTATTGCCAAG ACCAACAACGAACTGGAAGCCCAGAGGGTTGCAACGGAATTTGCCTTCAGGAAGCGGCTGTGGGAGATGGAGAAAGTGTACAGTGAGCTCAAGTGGCAAGAGAAGAAT ACCTTGGAGGAGATTGCCGAGCTGCAGGAGGACATCCGGCATCTGGAGGAGGATCTGCGCAGAAAGTTACAGAACCTGAAGCTATGCCACACCCGGCTAGAGACCAGGACCTACCGGCCCAACGTGGAACTCTGCAGGGACCAG GCACAGTACGGCCTCACTGAGGAGGTTTACCAGTTAGAGGCAACCACTGCTGCCCTGAAGCAGAAGCTGGCGCAGGCACA GGATGCTCTGGACGCCCTGTACCAGCATCTGGCCCGGCTGCAGGCTGACATCGCCTGCAAGGCCAACTCCATGCTCTTGGACACCAAGTGCATGGACACCCGGCGGAAGCTGACCATGCCGGCTGAGAAGTTTGTGCCGGAGGTGGACACCTTCACCCGCACCACAAACCGCACCCTGAGTCCACTCCAAACCTGCCCGCTGGAGCTAACCTAG